One part of the Thermococcus litoralis DSM 5473 genome encodes these proteins:
- a CDS encoding ACT domain-containing protein, whose amino-acid sequence MWGKLEHYFDEYPVRKQIAKLLLKYGLKVSDDMKIKCGNIEVPYTKIAKALDVDRRVVKETVAMILKIPELRGVYTNLEPTVHMKFVGRHVGYGVIEIEPEPRAIGILAKIASKIAERGINIVQVVAEDPELYPEATLTIITEKPIPGELINELSKLEGVKRISIY is encoded by the coding sequence ATGTGGGGCAAACTTGAACACTACTTTGATGAGTATCCAGTCAGAAAACAAATAGCGAAACTCCTCTTAAAGTACGGTTTGAAGGTGTCAGATGACATGAAGATCAAATGCGGCAACATAGAAGTTCCATACACAAAAATAGCCAAAGCCCTTGACGTAGACAGGAGGGTTGTCAAAGAAACTGTTGCTATGATACTAAAAATCCCAGAGCTTAGAGGGGTGTACACGAACCTCGAGCCCACAGTTCACATGAAGTTCGTCGGAAGGCATGTCGGCTATGGGGTCATAGAGATAGAGCCCGAGCCAAGGGCCATAGGGATACTGGCAAAGATAGCGTCAAAGATTGCAGAGAGGGGAATAAACATTGTACAGGTTGTTGCAGAAGATCCGGAGCTTTACCCAGAGGCAACTTTAACCATAATCACTGAGAAGCCTATTCCTGGGGAACTGATAAATGAACTATCGAAGCTTGAGGGTGTTAAGCGCATTTCCATTTACTGA
- the wecB gene encoding non-hydrolyzing UDP-N-acetylglucosamine 2-epimerase, producing the protein MKPAFVFGTRPEIIKLAPVIRAFERRGIEPLIVHTGQHYDYEMSKIFLEELELHKIDYHLEVGSGTQAYQTGMAMIKIEEVLMKEKPDVTLVQGDTNTVLAGALASVKLKIPVAHVEAGLRSFDRTMPEEINRILADHASEVLFAPTEEAKKNLEKEGIVEGVYVVGNTIVDAVLQNSEIAERKSRILETLGLKPKEYAVLTAHRAENTDSEENLKKLVEIIGSLPIVVVYPVHPRTEKRLKALGLWEELEAKEHVILTKPLGYLDFLKLQKNARFVLTDSGGIQEESIILNVPCLTLRYNTERPETIKAGGNVLVGLEKDRVLYYVDKLLNDEEFYSRMANAKNPFGDGKAGERIAEILIGLYEKGELRVKSSRFI; encoded by the coding sequence TTGAAACCGGCGTTTGTCTTTGGTACAAGGCCGGAGATAATAAAACTTGCTCCTGTGATAAGAGCATTCGAAAGGAGAGGCATTGAGCCGCTAATAGTCCACACGGGACAGCACTACGATTACGAGATGAGCAAGATTTTCTTAGAAGAGCTCGAGCTACATAAAATCGACTATCATCTCGAAGTTGGCTCCGGGACTCAGGCTTATCAAACTGGAATGGCAATGATAAAGATAGAAGAAGTTCTTATGAAAGAGAAGCCCGATGTTACCTTGGTTCAAGGAGACACAAACACAGTCTTAGCTGGAGCTTTGGCGAGTGTTAAGCTTAAAATTCCCGTTGCACACGTTGAAGCAGGCTTAAGGAGTTTTGACCGGACAATGCCAGAGGAGATAAACAGAATTCTAGCTGACCACGCGAGTGAAGTTCTTTTTGCCCCGACTGAGGAGGCAAAGAAAAATCTTGAGAAAGAGGGCATCGTTGAAGGGGTTTATGTTGTTGGAAATACAATAGTCGATGCGGTCCTCCAGAATTCGGAGATAGCCGAAAGGAAAAGCAGAATTTTGGAAACTCTTGGATTAAAACCAAAGGAATATGCCGTTTTAACGGCTCATAGAGCTGAGAACACCGACAGCGAGGAGAACCTTAAAAAACTCGTGGAAATAATTGGTTCTCTTCCAATAGTTGTGGTATATCCTGTCCACCCGAGAACTGAAAAAAGGTTAAAAGCCCTTGGATTGTGGGAAGAACTGGAAGCAAAGGAACACGTCATTCTAACAAAACCTCTGGGATACCTTGACTTTTTAAAACTGCAGAAAAATGCTAGGTTTGTTTTAACAGACTCGGGTGGGATTCAGGAGGAGAGCATAATTCTCAATGTCCCATGCCTAACCCTACGCTATAATACAGAAAGGCCGGAGACAATAAAAGCAGGAGGAAACGTTTTAGTCGGTCTTGAGAAGGACAGGGTTCTTTATTATGTCGATAAGCTCTTAAACGATGAAGAGTTTTACAGCAGGATGGCAAATGCCAAGAATCCTTTTGGAGATGGAAAGGCTGGGGAAAGAATTGCTGAAATACTTATCGGTCTTTACGAAAAGGGAGAGCTTAGGGTGAAGAGTTCGAGGTTTATTTAA
- a CDS encoding DUF4040 domain-containing protein, producing the protein MSDWVAIFIAALMVISAIFAVEWRDLLAAVVGMAAVSLFASIAFFFLQAPDVAMVEAAIGAALSAAVFIFAIKRTERYESEEEGTGWWVRW; encoded by the coding sequence ATGAGTGACTGGGTTGCTATTTTTATAGCCGCTCTTATGGTAATCTCCGCAATCTTCGCAGTTGAATGGAGAGACCTTTTGGCAGCGGTAGTTGGAATGGCTGCAGTAAGCTTATTCGCCTCAATAGCCTTCTTCTTCCTTCAAGCACCGGATGTAGCTATGGTTGAGGCAGCTATAGGAGCCGCTTTGAGTGCTGCAGTTTTTATCTTCGCAATAAAGAGAACCGAGAGATACGAGAGTGAGGAAGAAGGCACGGGATGGTGGGTGAGATGGTGA
- a CDS encoding radical SAM protein, which produces MRIELPNSYFEEVDNSIRLIWRNTLHADFEKALLEKAIRRKFKVKPEIHVEDGYLVVNTENEDIEKFIAFFIQSHLGEFLKSRYTRRKVVYIHEGMEVPLLGYNGFGLIDRGTNLIQIRGSTGCNVSCIFCSVDEGPYSRTRLLDYVVDIDYLLKWFDEVARFKGKGLEAHLDGQGEPLLYPFIVELVQGLRENPNVSVISMQSNGILLNDKLVEELAEAGLDRVNLSIHSLDPEKAKMLMGMKDYDLNHVLEMAEALVNAGIDVLLAPVIIFGINDNEAETFIEFARKIGAGKRWPALGFQNYVPYKFGRHPTVKFLSFKEFYTWLRNLEEKTGMRPLVLRPEHFGMHRRRFIPLQFHIGEVVKVKVILPGRIKGEMLGTARNRLIEIINTNAKVGEEIKVKIVRTRHGIYVGTPV; this is translated from the coding sequence ATGAGAATAGAGCTTCCAAATTCGTATTTCGAGGAAGTTGACAATAGCATAAGATTAATCTGGAGAAACACCCTCCATGCTGATTTTGAAAAAGCCCTCCTTGAAAAGGCCATTAGAAGAAAATTTAAAGTTAAGCCCGAGATTCACGTTGAGGACGGATACCTTGTAGTGAATACGGAAAACGAAGATATTGAAAAATTTATTGCCTTCTTCATTCAGAGCCACCTCGGAGAATTTTTAAAGAGCAGATACACGAGAAGAAAGGTGGTATACATCCACGAAGGGATGGAAGTGCCCCTTTTGGGATATAATGGATTTGGTTTGATAGATAGGGGAACGAATCTAATTCAAATCAGAGGCTCAACTGGGTGTAATGTCTCATGCATCTTCTGCTCTGTTGATGAGGGGCCATATTCCAGAACTCGGCTTCTCGATTACGTTGTTGATATCGACTATCTGCTGAAATGGTTCGATGAGGTTGCCAGGTTTAAGGGCAAAGGTCTGGAAGCCCATTTAGATGGGCAGGGAGAGCCTCTGCTATATCCGTTCATTGTAGAGCTCGTCCAGGGGCTTAGGGAAAACCCAAACGTTAGTGTAATTTCGATGCAGAGCAATGGAATACTGCTGAATGATAAGCTAGTTGAAGAGTTGGCAGAGGCGGGACTTGACAGGGTAAACCTCTCAATTCACTCCCTCGATCCCGAAAAGGCAAAAATGTTAATGGGAATGAAAGACTACGATCTCAATCATGTTTTGGAGATGGCCGAGGCACTTGTAAATGCCGGGATTGACGTTCTTTTGGCTCCGGTAATAATTTTTGGAATAAACGACAATGAAGCAGAGACATTTATAGAGTTTGCAAGAAAAATTGGTGCTGGAAAAAGATGGCCTGCTTTGGGCTTCCAGAACTACGTTCCCTATAAGTTTGGAAGACATCCCACAGTGAAGTTTCTATCGTTTAAAGAATTTTACACATGGCTGAGAAACCTTGAAGAAAAAACCGGGATGAGACCGCTTGTCTTAAGGCCCGAACACTTTGGGATGCACAGGAGAAGGTTTATTCCCCTACAGTTCCACATCGGAGAAGTTGTCAAAGTAAAAGTCATCCTCCCGGGAAGAATCAAGGGAGAAATGCTCGGAACTGCAAGGAACAGGTTAATAGAGATAATAAACACGAACGCAAAAGTTGGTGAGGAAATTAAGGTCAAGATAGTGAGAACAAGGCACGGAATCTACGTTGGGACTCCTGTTTAG
- a CDS encoding monovalent cation/H+ antiporter complex subunit F, with protein sequence MIEVYLILIALAVVLSMYRFFRGPTTADRIVAVDIMTTLTTGLMVLFALYYRRAIFLDVALVYAVLAFVGVIAFARYMEGGL encoded by the coding sequence ATGATAGAGGTCTATCTAATCCTAATTGCCCTTGCTGTTGTTTTAAGCATGTACAGATTTTTCAGAGGACCAACGACAGCCGACAGAATAGTTGCGGTGGACATAATGACCACTTTAACCACCGGGCTGATGGTGCTGTTTGCCCTCTACTACAGGAGAGCAATATTCCTTGACGTGGCGTTAGTTTATGCAGTTCTTGCTTTCGTTGGAGTTATAGCCTTCGCCAGATACATGGAGGGAGGTCTATGA
- the mnhG gene encoding monovalent cation/H(+) antiporter subunit G, which translates to MSVASIIGQALVLFGTFFYVLSSLGLIRMPDVYNRMQTATKSATLGSLGVIIGTGIWAIGEVGSYSWIPKTLIIAVFLLLTNPIAAHALIRAAYKSGVPLWEGSIVDRYKEAESSLERVEEIKEKLEEPSQEVETNE; encoded by the coding sequence ATGAGCGTTGCCTCAATAATTGGCCAAGCCCTTGTGCTCTTCGGAACATTCTTCTACGTGCTCTCCTCATTAGGTCTCATTAGAATGCCCGATGTTTACAACAGAATGCAAACTGCAACCAAGAGCGCTACATTGGGATCCCTTGGCGTTATAATCGGAACTGGGATATGGGCCATTGGAGAAGTGGGAAGTTACTCTTGGATTCCAAAGACTTTGATAATTGCCGTATTTCTGCTCCTCACGAATCCAATAGCGGCACATGCATTAATCAGAGCTGCTTACAAGAGTGGAGTGCCTTTGTGGGAGGGCAGTATTGTGGACAGGTACAAAGAGGCAGAAAGCTCCTTGGAGCGAGTAGAAGAAATAAAGGAGAAGTTAGAAGAACCTTCACAGGAGGTTGAGACGAATGAGTGA
- a CDS encoding Na+/H+ antiporter subunit E — MGEASRISRYIYTVLILFIIWLFLTSSLDPQELTIGAIFSLVVGALTYEVFTERGLGNLNPKRVLYFIAYIPYFLWAMIMANLDVAYRVLHPKRPINPGIVECKTTLTNNVGKLALANSITLTPGTITLDVKGDRYFIHWIDVKDKSVEGASENITKPFEKFLKVIFE; from the coding sequence ATGGGAGAAGCAAGCAGGATAAGCCGATACATCTATACTGTTTTGATATTGTTTATTATTTGGTTGTTTTTAACCAGCAGCCTTGATCCTCAAGAACTCACCATTGGAGCGATATTTTCATTAGTGGTTGGAGCGCTGACCTACGAAGTTTTTACAGAGAGAGGCTTAGGAAACCTTAATCCAAAAAGGGTGCTGTATTTCATAGCGTACATACCCTATTTCCTTTGGGCAATGATAATGGCAAATCTAGACGTTGCATACCGTGTTTTGCACCCAAAAAGACCAATAAACCCAGGAATTGTTGAATGTAAAACAACACTCACCAACAACGTTGGAAAGCTGGCCCTTGCCAATTCAATAACCTTGACTCCAGGTACAATTACTCTAGATGTTAAAGGCGATCGCTACTTCATCCACTGGATTGATGTTAAAGACAAAAGTGTAGAGGGAGCTTCTGAGAACATAACAAAACCTTTTGAAAAATTCCTGAAGGTGATCTTCGAATGA
- a CDS encoding proton-conducting transporter transmembrane domain-containing protein, with protein sequence MSQYASLLIALPLFSAFFIPILKRISKNAVMPFLALVTLIQSGIAALVFKEVYTTGKPIIVLAGGFRPPIGINLYIGHFAALFVLVIAVASFLMAIFSIKAVSIEPKDKYAMLFLLLMLGATGMISTGDIFNLFVFMEITAISAYALTAYNKTGEASEAALKYVVLGGVGSSFFLVGIALIYGSLGTLNMAHIAQLAHLINPTAAKAGLALLIFGLAVEAEQFPLNAWAPDAYQEAPHPVTAMFSAFVVKASLYAIGRILYILSAAEGWSSILRLLIILGTLTVIIGEMSALRQSNVKRMFAYSSIAQVGLIAVGLALGTANGVSASVFHMFNHAIVKALMFLAVGYVAVELGGAEMDKFEGLGKRMPVTAFAITIGAISIIGVPLFNIFWSKMQLILAALNAQYTWVVALILGASLVEATYYIRLIHTIWFKGEGEKVKENSVLALVMLLLVALIIVIGIYPEPFWNVMQKAGNDIFNVAQYVKNVPLMGVNP encoded by the coding sequence ATGAGTCAGTACGCTTCACTCCTCATCGCGTTACCGTTGTTTAGTGCATTCTTCATTCCAATACTCAAGAGAATAAGTAAAAATGCAGTAATGCCATTCTTGGCTTTGGTGACGTTAATACAAAGTGGAATTGCCGCTTTAGTGTTCAAGGAAGTTTACACAACAGGAAAACCAATAATAGTCTTAGCAGGAGGATTTAGGCCTCCTATTGGAATCAATCTTTATATAGGACACTTTGCAGCACTCTTCGTCTTAGTTATTGCAGTTGCCAGCTTTCTGATGGCAATCTTTAGCATTAAAGCCGTTAGCATTGAACCAAAGGACAAATACGCAATGTTGTTCTTGCTTCTCATGCTCGGTGCAACCGGTATGATTTCCACTGGAGATATCTTCAACCTCTTCGTCTTCATGGAGATCACCGCAATAAGTGCTTATGCATTAACCGCTTACAATAAAACCGGAGAAGCGAGTGAAGCTGCTCTAAAGTACGTTGTCCTCGGAGGAGTTGGCTCAAGCTTTTTCCTCGTCGGCATCGCCTTGATTTACGGAAGCCTCGGAACACTTAACATGGCTCACATTGCACAATTGGCACATTTAATTAACCCCACTGCTGCCAAAGCTGGACTGGCGTTGCTTATCTTTGGATTGGCAGTTGAGGCAGAGCAGTTCCCACTTAACGCCTGGGCGCCTGATGCGTATCAAGAAGCCCCACACCCAGTGACGGCAATGTTTTCCGCCTTTGTCGTTAAAGCCTCTCTCTATGCAATTGGAAGGATTCTGTATATTCTCAGTGCCGCAGAAGGATGGAGCTCAATCCTAAGATTGCTGATAATCTTGGGAACCCTCACTGTTATTATAGGCGAGATGAGTGCGTTAAGACAGAGCAATGTCAAGAGGATGTTTGCCTATTCCAGTATAGCCCAAGTTGGTCTGATTGCCGTGGGCTTAGCCTTAGGAACAGCAAACGGTGTAAGCGCAAGCGTATTTCATATGTTTAATCACGCAATAGTTAAAGCCCTTATGTTCTTGGCAGTTGGCTATGTTGCAGTGGAGCTTGGAGGGGCAGAGATGGACAAATTTGAAGGTTTAGGAAAGAGAATGCCAGTGACTGCGTTTGCAATAACAATTGGCGCGATAAGCATCATTGGGGTACCACTCTTCAACATCTTCTGGAGCAAAATGCAACTTATCCTTGCCGCGTTAAATGCCCAGTACACTTGGGTGGTCGCATTGATCTTGGGTGCAAGCTTGGTGGAGGCTACCTATTACATAAGGCTGATACACACAATATGGTTCAAGGGAGAGGGCGAGAAAGTGAAGGAAAACAGCGTGCTAGCATTGGTGATGCTCTTGCTGGTGGCGTTGATAATAGTCATTGGAATCTATCCAGAGCCATTCTGGAATGTTATGCAGAAAGCTGGAAATGATATCTTCAACGTTGCCCAATATGTTAAGAACGTTCCTCTAATGGGGGTGAACCCATGA
- a CDS encoding NADH-quinone oxidoreductase subunit K, producing the protein MNPYYFASIALILIGFYAVLAKRNVLKMLVGLSIMETGVNLLLISVGYVSGRSAPILSEGITPDKAVDPIPQALVLTAIVIGVATTAMALSVVINLYEKYKTLNVEEIRRLRG; encoded by the coding sequence ATGAACCCGTACTACTTTGCTTCAATCGCATTAATCCTTATTGGATTTTACGCAGTATTGGCAAAGAGAAACGTCCTTAAGATGCTTGTTGGGCTTAGCATAATGGAAACTGGGGTTAACTTACTGCTCATAAGTGTTGGATATGTTAGCGGGAGAAGTGCACCCATACTTAGCGAGGGAATAACCCCAGACAAAGCTGTAGATCCAATCCCCCAGGCTTTGGTTCTTACGGCAATAGTTATTGGTGTTGCAACGACTGCAATGGCCTTGAGTGTTGTTATAAACCTCTACGAGAAGTACAAGACCCTTAACGTAGAAGAGATAAGGAGGTTGAGGGGATGA
- a CDS encoding Na(+)/H(+) antiporter subunit B produces the protein MVKRILAIVFILIIGFWMAKALDQVPFGEDRMLVGKYYLEHVKEDTGAVNAVTAVVVNYRGFDTLGEVTVLFIASTGVAALLWRKKRKRTAKTEGSVVLTTGARLLLPFIMLFGAYIFIHGHLTPGGGFPGGATIATAFLFLYLAFTVYEIDHKIFEPLEGLAGVGYVTVGLIGLAIGGYFLFDWIWQTWGIGKENIGRLFSAGFIPIIYTLIGIKVGTELTGIVDNMVKEPEEGGQ, from the coding sequence ATGGTGAAGCGTATCCTTGCCATAGTTTTCATCTTGATAATAGGTTTCTGGATGGCAAAGGCCCTCGATCAAGTTCCCTTCGGAGAAGATAGAATGCTCGTAGGCAAATACTACCTCGAGCATGTTAAGGAAGATACTGGAGCAGTAAACGCTGTAACCGCTGTGGTCGTTAACTACAGAGGTTTTGATACTCTAGGAGAAGTTACCGTGCTGTTCATAGCTTCCACAGGTGTTGCCGCCCTTCTATGGAGAAAGAAGAGGAAGAGAACGGCAAAAACAGAGGGAAGCGTTGTTTTAACAACCGGTGCAAGGCTCCTTTTACCGTTCATAATGCTCTTTGGAGCCTACATCTTCATTCATGGACACCTGACTCCGGGTGGAGGATTTCCCGGTGGGGCAACAATCGCAACAGCGTTCCTGTTCCTCTACTTGGCATTCACGGTCTACGAAATAGATCACAAAATCTTTGAGCCCCTCGAAGGTCTCGCCGGTGTTGGCTATGTTACGGTTGGTCTTATAGGCTTAGCAATAGGGGGCTACTTCCTCTTTGACTGGATATGGCAAACATGGGGAATCGGAAAGGAGAACATTGGAAGGCTTTTCAGTGCGGGGTTCATACCAATAATCTATACCCTAATTGGGATAAAGGTCGGTACTGAACTTACTGGAATCGTTGACAACATGGTTAAAGAGCCCGAGGAGGGAGGGCAATGA